A segment of the Gavia stellata isolate bGavSte3 unplaced genomic scaffold, bGavSte3.hap2 HAP2_SCAFFOLD_44, whole genome shotgun sequence genome:
gggggagcgactgtcgggggcgtccgatgccagcttctgcctcccctcctgcttggaacccccccatgttgccccccctgccccgagaggccaccacgcccagcacccggaaccagcgactctgtgacatcagccccgggaccaagggcaccgcgggcaacgcgagtactgcgggcactacgtcgtttgccgcgctggtggcgacgagctctccgtgcttgcagctgccacgtgttgctggcagcgatgaatttgctccgcctcctcgtcctgctggccctgtgcgggcctgcgcacggcacgtgggacacctgtgggtaagtaagtggcccaaggctccggcagggagcttgggcaacccttatgggcttcactggagggtgcccgcttgtcccccgtggccacgccacagcttcctgaaccccacctgggaacttcagttccttgccagcacccacgctgctggcacaactggcctgcggggataaaacagaaacgggggcggatgcatgcacgccccacgggcttccctggccttgctgtccacgcaacgccttgtggagagggaagacagctgactcgtagcctgaagagcagcaagccctcgagcaggacagtaatgaggagtttctgtttccagagggacctgcggactccggcccatggcttctcagcACGGcgtgtcgcgcgtcgtgggtggcacagatgcccagccaggggcctggccctggatcgtcagcatccaggatccctggaaaacaggcacggggcatacatgcggagggtccctcatcagcccacagtgggtcctcacagcagcccactgcttcattgaggccaggtaaggggaggaccagggaacgcggatatccccacaacactagcaggtgccctgtccgcagcaccgcgtgctactgccatcccgtctccttgcagtccgcccagtgcctgggtactgcagagcccagctgagagactgctcaggagaaggctgggcttgtgccactgcttcctagcagcctccagctcaacattccttgtgcctaaggcgtgccagggcactcgccccctccctagcgctgcgtgcctctctcccttgtggagcagaaggcagggaactgcagggctgctgcagcacatggctccgctccctctgacccctctctccctctgccttccaggcacatcaccatgtggcgcgtggtggtcggggccacccggttgactcagctgggccctgaggcccaagtgcgcactatcaagcggctactggttcacgagcactacagtaacatcacgcagaggaacgacatcgccctgctggaactggaccagcctgtgcagtgcagctactccatccagcttgcctgtgtgcccgacgcctcgctgagagtgtcagagctgacaacctgctacgccagcggctggggttccacgactgcaagatgtgagttcccaaaaagtactcgtgtcctgagcgcaagcttggcacgcaggggagacgggttgggcttcctgagagcagaggcgaaagccagagtcaggctgcggggacgcatgcctctagagagatgggcctgagccattccccaaagggaggcacaaggggaccaccggtacagtgccttcaaggtgcaaagccaagccctagggaagggcttcacccacacaggggaggagaaatggcaacgagctgcctggtgttaattcctctctgtgctcgcagctggaggatcaactgatgtcctgcaggaggccaaggtccgcctcattgatgtcaacctctgtaacagcagcgggtggtacagaggggccatccacacccacaacctgtgtgctggctacgcgcagggtggcatcgacacctgccaggtaggagcgtgctacgagtcaagccccagcagcacaggcagccctctcacaaccgtcccacacagaccccagcgcgtgctttgcctggcaagtcaccctcccaccgctgggtccccaccgctgctggggctcacctccccttccccacctgcagctccttgcccagtgccccccttgccccagaggcctgcgactctgcccacaaagcccatccagtgctcttggcagcacgcagctccacatcccaagcctggagcatgtgcgttccacacgtgaagaaggatcgctgtgcagagaggagagagagccctaccttacaggcccaccaccccctcccacacaagctcctgtaggccccggcacctgagcggggcctttctgtgccgcagagcacagctctggcaggtgctgtgagagagaaggagccagccgtagtgctgacggaggccacccaacaacacctttgtcctctctcctccactgcagggcgacagcggtggtcctctcgtctgcaaagataacaatgcagactacttctggctcgttggagtcaccagctgggggaaaggctgcgcgagagcaagacggcccggagtctacacctccacgcagcacttttacgactggatcctggcacagatgggactgcgcccagcagtatcggctactccaacgccacagccaggcttcacctcaagcccctttcagaggccgagaccgataccaactcaattGGGCacgtttacaccctgcccatttccactccagaggctggtgcaattctttactcgggtgcaggagctcctgcagttcctaagggggacaaaggcctgagcagcaggatggacaggatccagtgcagccggcagcgtaccaccgccatttccttggcagtgctgaagggctgaagctgactcagttcttccaataaaattgccaattttcacagctaaccgtgcttcagtccgattcagtctcccgggcaaggcaaggacttccacgcccggcgcctgcaaaacgaggccgcaggcagtcaagtagggcacaaagggaaagagccactcaaaagggctgaaaccgtgcctggtcagagaggagggtgctcagagccagcgtgagatggagaagactggcacactgtggctagaacaaggatagggaaaaaatgatgggacatgcagacgactttgggggtgtgcattaaggcacacaagctgccgactagggcctggcgtaagccttagctcactgaacggcctgtgcgaaactcctgagcgtgacaagagaaattgctgaccgtagcgaacagactgagcagctgacaggagttacagtgccatgaggaagagccagatttcacgggtagttgagggggattgatgggagaggtggccccacttcacagataactgaagggagagttgggctcattttggggagagcaatctggcagggccagcagtacccaggaaaccccatcagtaatggcgtggaagtccaaggtgacctagctaagagcacctgcaacaccaaatccgttcacagatgtagcaaacctgggagcaaggggggaaaaagaagcaaggggctaggtcccttgtttgggaggagacaagggcagagaaagaggcgttgaggaagatgagggggatgtataagcacggaaaatggagggaa
Coding sequences within it:
- the LOC132321727 gene encoding acrosin-like yields the protein GLRPMASQHGVSRVVGGTDAQPGAWPWIVSIQDPWKTGTGHTCGGSLISPQWVLTAAHCFIEARHITMWRVVVGATRLTQLGPEAQVRTIKRLLVHEHYSNITQRNDIALLELDQPVQCSYSIQLACVPDASLRVSELTTCYASGWGSTTARCEFPKRSTDVLQEAKVRLIDVNLCNSSGWYRGAIHTHNLCAGYAQGGIDTCQGDSGGPLVCKDNNADYFWLVGVTSWGKGCARARRPGVYTSTQHFYDWILAQMGLRPAVSATPTPQPGFTSSPFQRPRPIPTQLGTFTPCPFPLQRLVQFFTRVQELLQFLRGTKA